One segment of Verrucomicrobiia bacterium DNA contains the following:
- a CDS encoding ABC transporter permease yields the protein MTAALASFREVMLDQLNQLGALLLLLIDIFKTAFSKRPRWAEMIEQIYKIGWQSQAVVVITGAFTGMVFADQIYNQFHKVKMDTAVGPVVSVAMTRELAPVLTALMVAGRVGAAIAAELGTMKVTEQLDALRSMGTAPVDYLAVPRFLALLLALPLLTAEAMFFGIFSGYLIGVDMLGIDKAYFLTNMYKFTSAKDVMSGLIKSVFFAIFIGLISCYKGFHAGEGAEGVGRATTQAVVVSSLTVLIANFFIAVLFNAIIPP from the coding sequence ATGACTGCTGCACTGGCCAGTTTCCGGGAGGTGATGCTCGACCAACTCAATCAGTTGGGCGCGCTGCTGCTGCTCCTGATCGACATCTTCAAGACCGCGTTTTCGAAGCGGCCACGTTGGGCGGAAATGATCGAGCAGATCTACAAGATCGGCTGGCAATCACAGGCTGTCGTCGTCATCACCGGCGCGTTCACGGGAATGGTGTTTGCCGATCAAATCTACAACCAGTTTCACAAGGTGAAAATGGACACGGCGGTTGGCCCGGTCGTGAGCGTGGCCATGACCCGCGAGCTGGCCCCGGTCTTGACGGCGTTGATGGTTGCCGGACGCGTGGGGGCGGCGATCGCAGCGGAACTGGGCACGATGAAAGTCACGGAGCAGTTGGATGCGCTGCGTTCGATGGGAACGGCCCCGGTTGATTATCTGGCGGTGCCACGGTTCCTGGCGCTGCTGTTGGCGTTGCCGCTGCTGACAGCGGAGGCGATGTTCTTTGGGATTTTCAGCGGCTATCTGATCGGGGTGGACATGCTGGGGATCGATAAGGCGTATTTTCTGACGAACATGTACAAGTTCACGTCAGCGAAAGATGTGATGAGCGGCCTGATCAAGTCCGTCTTCTTCGCCATATTTATCGGGTTGATCTCCTGTTACAAGGGTTTCCACGCTGGCGAAGGAGCCGAGGGCGTCGGGCGCGCCACGACGCAGGCCGTCGTGGTGTCTTCGCTGACGGTCCTAATCGCCAATTTCTTCATTGCGGTGTTGTTCAACGCGATCATTCCGCCATGA